In one Heteronotia binoei isolate CCM8104 ecotype False Entrance Well chromosome 1, APGP_CSIRO_Hbin_v1, whole genome shotgun sequence genomic region, the following are encoded:
- the CLN8 gene encoding protein CLN8 encodes MVEEDGDVASRSVFAWDYVLWEVRLKLVVAGFFIYLGVFFFSHYLSSRISITYRALPAKEKVFWNLAVTRGVFGIQSCVAGLWALLLDPVFQADKVYSQQEWSWFNCLIASGFFLLENVAVHVSNIVFRTFDLFLVVHHLLAFGGFFGLVTNVKSGHYIPLMGMLLEMSTPFTCISWILLKVGWANTFFWKANQWVMIHMFHCRMILTYHMWWVCISNWNAVQENLGRLHFAIVFAGMSAVTFVLNPYWTYKKTKQLVCPVDWNFANRTMKNGSSKKLNGKPLQTKEL; translated from the exons GGTGGCTGGATTTTTCATCTACCTGGGAGTGTTTTTTTTCTCACACTACCTATCTTCAAGGATAAGCATCACTTACCGTGCCTTGCCAGCCAAGGAGAAAGTCTTTTGGAATCTGGCTGTTACACGAGGTGTGTTTGGCATTCAGAGCTGTGTTGCTGGTTTATGGGCCTTGCTTCTAGATCCAGTTTTTCAGGCTGACAAAGTGTATTCCCAGCAGGAGTGGAGCTGGTTCAACTGCCTAATAGCCTCTGGCTTCTTTTTGCTTGAAAATGTAGCTGTTCATGTGTCTAATATTGTTTTCAGGACATTTGATTTATTCTTAGTTGTTCATCATTTGCTTGCCTTTGGTGGCTTTTTTGGTCTGGTGACCAACGTAAAATCTGGACAttatatacccttgatgggaatgCTGCTAGAGATGAGCACGCCTTTCACCTGTATATCCTGGATTCTTTTAAAG GTTGGCTGGGCTAACACTTTCTTTTGGAAGGCAAACCAGTGGGTGATGATTCACATGTTTCATTGCCGCATGATCCTTACTTACCACATGTGGTGGGTGTGCATTTCCAATTGGAACGCTGTACAAGAAAACTTGGGACGTCTACATTTTGCAATTGTATTCGCAGGGATGAGTGCTGTCACATTTGTACTTAACCCTTACTGGACATACAAAAAGACTAAGCAGCTTGTCTGTCCCGTTGACTGGAATTTTGCCAATAGAACAATGAAAAATGGCTCCTCCAAAAAACTAAATGGAAAACCACTCCAGACAAAAGAGCTATGA